CTACATGTACGCCTCTTTGCTTTAGGTTGTTCTCCATGTCTGTATGTAGCTGCATGTTGGAAACTTGAAAAATCGTTGAAACCGAAACCCGTTTCTGAACATCTCACAGCTAGCTTCTATTCAGCAAAAACCATCAGACTGATTGACAGACAGCTGATCAGTTTGAAGTTGAACAGAGTATATTACAATAGAGTAAATACTACAAGAGTGACACAAAGTTTAACACTTAAAGCTCTAGCTGTTAGTATGAAGACGGAGAGTAGCTGGGAGCTGAGGCTAGAACGACAAACTGCCTATCACAGAGTAATGGAGTACCTGAATAAATTGATCTCAATAGCGTGACAGCGAGGTCACAGGCAAGACATGTGAAAGTACAAATTACAATAgaaaaatagaataataataatcatgctGATACTAAATAGTTTGTAGAAGAATATAGATAATAAAAACTTAGGCTATAAAATCCCGTTATCGGAAGAAGTGCATTAAAAATCTAGAATATTGGATATAGAACAGACCTCTCACCAAAATAACGATAATAAACAACATAAAAGtaaaataggacaactccagagaattAGACAAAAATACATAACATGAACGACTAGAACCGACATGAGGCTGTGAAGGCGTCTGCTGTGAAGGCGTCTGCGTAGGGTTGTGCAAACCAGACAAGTTAATTATCTCCCTCATCTGATGTGACCATGGAAAGTGGAGAAGTGAAAGATCCAGGAGATGATACAGACGAGGCGGAGTTTCCGCTAGCTGCATGGAAAAGAGGGTTTGACACCTCCATCTCCCCCGCCTGTAAATTAGAGACTAAAAAGTCAGTATCAACTAGTTACCTGGCTACTGAGAACTAACAAGTCACTACTAGCTAGTTATAAGAACTAACAACAAGTCACTACTAGCTAGTTATAAGAACTAACAACAAGTCACTACTAGCTAGTTATAAGTACTAACAACAAGTAACTACCAGCTAGTTATAAGTACTAACAACAAGTCACTACTAGCTAGTTATAAGTACTAACAACAAGTAACTACCAGCTAGTTATAAGTACTAACAACAAGTTACTATTAGATAGTTATAAGAACTAACAACATGTTACTACTAGCTAGTTATAATTACTAACAAAAAGTTACTACCAGCTAGTTATAAGTACTAACAACAAGTTACTACTAGCtagttataaaaaactaaatacaaGTAATTACTAGCTAGTTATAAAAACTAACAACAAGTAACTACTAGCTAGTTGTAAGTACTAACAACAAGTTACTACTGGCTAGTTATAAGTACTAACAACAAGTTACTACTGGCTAGTTATAAGTACTAACAACAAGTTACTACTGGCTAGTTATAAGTACTAACAACAAGTTACTACTGGCTAGTTATAAGTACTAACAACAAGTTACTACTAGCTAGTTATAAGTACTAACAACAAGTAACTactagctagttatatgagacTCAAGATACAGACCGGAGCTAGACCAGGGCACTCGTAAACCGTGTAATTTCCTTCTTCATTTTCATCAGCCTCCCCTTCAGACTCGTCCAGGCGATCACTCAGGGAGCTTAAAGGCCAGAAGTAAATGTTACAATTGATACTAGATGCGTGTCTACTCATAAGCATCTATACTTTGGTCTCACATTACAAGCTAGAATAATCAACGCATAAAGAAGATAATAAACATCAATTTGTATTGAGCTCCCTGGAAACCAGCAGGTATTATTTCTTgtctttaatatatatataaataattttgagAGACATTTTTGTCAATGTCACCTGGTGAAAAAAAATCTGCAACAAGGGTAAAAAAAAGGACAATGTTCAACGTCGAAAGGCGAAGAAACAGTCAAACAGGGCGTAATGCTGGGGGCTGAGTGAAATCTTAAAATATGTGTTCTCCATTCTCATGCTTAGCTAAATTAGCGTTAGCCTTGACCTTAAACGACAAACTCAGCCTATTCACCGCTAGGATATCATACTGTTGAGACGAATGCTATTAATAGATTCGATCAAATGAGGTCCTTAAGAAGGAAGTCATTTATCTGCTTTGGCAATAAACTAAGGAGAAAATACAGCTATCAAGTAGTgaataattattacatatgtGAGGCTAACTGTCTTATATCCATTAGCCAGATAATTCAAAAGCTAAGTAGCAGCAAAAGCTTTTATTGTATCAGCAGACAACAGATTAAAGTGTCAACAATATTGCTGTGTAATTTGATGTACCAGGTTTTATCTCTATTCGTAGACCATGAGAGGGAATGGAAGCAATAGCCATCTTGACAAAACATCAACGTGCAACAGCTGTGAttcctaataattatattacaataactCATTTGTAAGACTATATTATCTAATAATTGACTATTCAAAGTCTTTATCCATGAAAGAGGATGCATGGAGAGATTTTAAACCTATAACATTTCATATTAGCTGATTGTACAGACAATTTCTCAAATTTAGAAAATTAATACAAAGGGAGATTTTCTCGCTAGCACACGGCACACATCTTGCACGAAGCCAACAGGTGCAATTCTCTAACAGCTGGTTGAAAGCTAATGTGGGAtttataccgtacttttcggactataaaccgcacccctatataagccgcatctgcttaaTTTTCCgaaaaaagataataaaacaatacataggctgcacctttgtataggccgaaGGGCTCAaaacggtgctttttaacgcggcagcaactttgctgtttaaaacggaacaaaCGCTTAACCAGATGTATTaatcgacgctttttaacccagtgcctaacggaacggtaccgttaggcattgtttcgttttttctttcaccgctagaggcgcactaaacggagattctggttaatgcacCCTAGCAGTGGAAGagaaagccacagaatagccgcacccttatataagctgtatggctcaaatcatcagaaaaaagtagcagctaatagttcgaaaagtacgTAAAAATATGGAGCAGAATGTTTTAGTATTTGTGGAAACTCTTTCTACACTGCATTATACTGGTTTGCCATGTTAGGATAACAAATAGCCTGGCAACTAGATGGGGGTAAGTGTCTGAGTCTGGAGAAATCTAATGCTATGCGATAATTGGTCGGTATGAAGATATAcatactaactactagtaaagcAGACTACAAGCTGATTGGTCGGTATAAGAATTATCtcacctttccagagccatctGCTCCTTTTGATGTTTGTAATGGTACATCTGAGCTGAGTGAGCGAGCTTCCGTGAGCCAGATTCACTTCGGGCTATGGAATTTTTAGGGCCAACCGCGCCTCCCCCGTATCCTTGGTACTCAGCTGGCCGCATAGATTTTCTTACCTTGCGCAACCTGTATTAAAAGGTCATACAAAGGTCATATCGTGTATCCAAATCAATAGAGTATCAAATAGACGCAAGACATTTTTAAAAAGGCAGCAATGACGCACCTGTACCAGCAGACGCCAGCAAAGACAATGGAGATGATACAGACGAGAGTCACACTAGAAATAATGCCTGCAAATAGAAGGCAGAGCATTGTACTATCATTCCAACATGACACAACTCCCACTACATCTCTATAGCCCCAATATGACACAACTCCCACTATACCTCTATAGCCCCAATATGACACAACTCCCACTACATCTCTATAGCCCCAATATGATACAACTCTGACTACATTTCTATAGCCCCAATATGTCACAACTCCCACTACACCTCTATAGCCCCAATATGACACAACTCTGACTACATCTCTATAGCCCAATATGATACAACTCCCACTACATCTCTATAGCCCCAATATGACACAACTCCCACTACATCTCTATAGCCCCAATATGACACAACTCCCACTACATCTCTATAGCCCCAATATGACACAACTCCGACTACATCTCTAGCCTCAATATGTCACAACTCTGACTATATCTCTATAGCCCCAATACGACACAACTCCCATTACATCTCTATAGTCTATATATGTCACAACTCTGACTACATCTCTATAGCCCCAATATGATACAACTCCCACTACATCTCTATAGTCTATATATGACACAACTCCCACTATACCTCTATAGAGCCAATATAACACGACCCCTACTATATCTCTATAGAGAGAATATAACATGACTCATACAATATCTCTATAGAGTCAATACGACACAACTTTCAGCCAAAAGGCTGAAATGACACAACTCCAAACAAGACACACAGTAAGAAGTCTTACAGAAAAAGACGAgcttgctgaaaccaacagaggcCTTATCTGCTATCTGAGAGTTTCCTTCGGACAATGGATTCACCATTTTGTCTTCAACAATCCGCTTTTTGGCTGGTTGGTCCCCTGTAAACATCAAGAGATGTCAGTAAATTGAGAGAATAGCGCAGGCACAGATAATGCAGTTTCAGTTGTGGCTACGCAACTCCTTACTGCGGCAAACATCTTGTAAGATTTTCACTATAAACTCAGGCTACACACCTTCAAGGGAACGAGATGCTGGGATCTGAGTACCGTTCTTTGATTGGCTAGCAGTCCCATGCAAAGAGACAGGCTAAAACAAAAGCATGGACAGGTGAGCGTGTTACATGAAGGAGCAAAGAGATCTTCACTCTTATAAGCTATTGACAGCTGTGCACTCACTCTATTTAGCAAATGCTGGAGAATGTAAGAGAAGTTGATGGCTAGCAGTATAGAGTGCTAACTAGAGAGTATGTCAAGTGTCAGttaaaaaaatcataaattGCATGACGAGTGACGAAATGAGCTGACATGTACGACGACAATTCAATAAGTAAGGATAAGTTCCTTATAAATTGAAATATTATTGCGATGCATGACACTAatctctctagtactgacaggtaacatataatactaagtataacactactctctctagtactgacaggtaacatataatactaagtataacactactctcttTAGTACTGaaaggtaacatataatactaagaATAACACTACTatctctagtactgacaggtaacatataatactaagtataacactactctctctagtactgataggtaacatataatactaagtataacactactctctctagtactgacaggtaacatataatactaagtataacactactctctctagtactgacaggtaacatataatactaagtataatactactctctctagtactgacaggtaacatataatactaagtataacactactctctctagtactgacaggtaacatataatactaagtataacactactatCTCTAGTgctgacaggtaacatataatactaagtataacactactctctctagtactgaaaggtaacatataatactaagtataacactactatctctagtactgacaggtaacacATAATACTAAGAATAACACTACTatctctagtactgacaggtaacatataataccaagtataacactactatctctagtactgacaggtaacatataataccaagtataacactactatctctagtactgacaggtaacatataataccaagtataacactactatctctagtactgacaggtaacatataataccaagtataacactactatctctagtactgacaggtaacacataatactaagtataacactactctctctagtactgacaggtaacatataataccaAGTATAACTCTACTttctctagtactgacaggtaacatataatactaagtataacactactctctctagtactgacaggtaacatataatactaagtataacactactctctctagtactgacaggtaacatataatactaagtataacaccactctctctagtactgacaggtaacatataatactaagtataacaatactctctctagtactgacaggtaacatataatactaagtataacactactctctctagtactgacaggtaacatataatactaagtataatactactctctctagtactgacaggtaacatataatactaagtataacactactctctctagtactgacaggtaacatataatactaagtataacactactatctctagtactgacaggtaacatataatactaagtataacactactcgCTCTAGTgctgacaggtaacatataatactaagtataacactactctctctagtactgacaggtaacatacaatactaagtataacactactctctctagtactgacaggtaacatataataccaagtataacactactctctctagtactgacaggtaacatataatactaagtataacactactctctctagtactgacaggtaacatataatactaagtataacactactctctctagtactgacaggtaacatataataccaagtataacactactatctctagtactgacaggtaacatataatactaagtataacactactatctctagtactgacaggtaacatataatactaagtataacactactctctctagtactgaaaggtaacatataatactaagtataacactactctctctagtactgacaggtaacatataataccaagtataacactactctctctagtactgacaggtaacacataatactaagtataacactactctctctagtgctgacaggtaacatataatactaagaataacactactctctctagtactgacaggtaacatataataccaagtataacactactctctctagtactgacaggtaacatataatactaagtataacactactctctctagtactgaaaggtaacatataatactaagtataacactactctctctagtactgataggtaacatataatactaagtataacactactctctctagtactgacaggtaacatataatactaagtataacactactctctctagtactgacaggtaacatataatactaagaataacactactctctctagtactgacaggtaacatataataccaagtataacactactctctctagtactgacaggtaacatataataccaagtataacactactctctctagtactgacaggtaacatataatactaagtataacactactctctctagtactgacaggtaacatataatactaagtataacactactctctctagtactgacaggtaacatataatactaagtataacactactctctctagtactgacaggtaacatataatactaagtataacactactatCTCTAGTgctgacaggtaacatataatactaagtataacactactctctctagtactgacaggtaacatacaatactaagtataacactactctctagtactgacaggtaacatataatactaagaATAACACTAatctctctagtactgacaggtaacatataatactaagtataactCTACTttctctagtactgacaggtaacatataatactaagtataacactactctctctagtactgacaggtaacatataatactaagtatattactactctctctagtactgacaggtaacatataatactaagtataacaccACTCTCTCTAGTACTGATAGGTAACAAATAACACTAAGTATAATACTACTatctctagtactgacaggtaacatataatactaagtataacactactctctctagtactgaaaggtaacatataatactaagtataacactactatCTCTAGTACTaacaggtaacatataatactaagtataacactactctctctagtactgacaggtaacatataatactaagtataacactactctctctagtactgacaggtaacatataatactaagtataacactactatctctagtactgacaggtaacatataatactaagtataacactattctctctagtactgacaggtaacatataatactaagtataacactactatctctagtactgacaggtaacatataatactaagtataacactactctctctagtactgacaggtaacatataatactaagtatattactactctctctagtactgacaggtaacatataacACTAAGTATAAtactactctctctagtactgacaggtaacatataatactaagtataacactactctctctagtactaacaggtaacatataatactaagtataacactactctctctagtactgacaggtaacatataatactaagtataacactactctctctagtactgacaggtaacatataaaactaagtataacactactatctctagtactgacaggtaacatataatactaagtataacactattctctctagtactgacaggtaacatataatactaagtataacactactatctctagtactgacaggtaacatataatactaagtataacactactctctctagtactgacaggtaacatataatactaagtatattactactctctctagtactgacaggtaacatataatactaagtataacaccACTCTCTCTAGTACTGATAGGTAACATATAACACTAAGTATAAtactactctctctagtactgacaggtaacatataatactaagtataacactactctctctagtactaacaggtaacatataatactaagtataacactactctctctagtactgacaggtaacatataatactaagtataacactactatctctagtactgacaggtaacatataataccaagtataacactactatctctagtactgacaggtaacatataatactaagtataacactactatgtctagtactgacaggtaacatataatactaagtataacactactctctctagtactaacaggtaacatataatactaagtataacactactctctctagtactgacaggtaacatataatactaagtataacactactctcttTAGTACTGaaaggtaacatataatactaagaataacactactctctctagtactgacaggtaacatat
Above is a genomic segment from Watersipora subatra chromosome 6, tzWatSuba1.1, whole genome shotgun sequence containing:
- the LOC137398644 gene encoding neural proliferation differentiation and control protein 1-like isoform X1, with amino-acid sequence MTMNSLFTKFFYLHWIYLYYLSSETICASLEAKQELAVCERVHRLPSTDGFGCGKCMRGYIESDNYSCVSSWSSLIEEKLADCPHHLDCETHHREPCDESTEGRCGHCLGSYIEIADVCISEEGADRAIRTLEELLAIKEKERSEQLQEPQEEVLIKTGRGSGEVQQPSEKAPVNSVKKPVSLHGTASQSKNGTQIPASRSLEGDQPAKKRIVEDKMVNPLSEGNSQIADKASVGFSKLVFFCIISSVTLVCIISIVFAGVCWYRLRKVRKSMRPAEYQGYGGGAVGPKNSIARSESGSRKLAHSAQMYHYKHQKEQMALESSLSDRLDESEGEADENEEGNYTVYECPGLAPAGEMEVSNPLFHAASGNSASSVSSPGSFTSPLSMVTSDEGDN
- the LOC137398644 gene encoding neural proliferation differentiation and control protein 1-like isoform X2, giving the protein MTMNSLFTKFFYLHWIYLYYLSSETICASLEAKQELAVCERVHRLPSTDGFGCGKCMRGYIESDNYSCVSSWSSLIEEKLDCPHHLDCETHHREPCDESTEGRCGHCLGSYIEIADVCISEEGADRAIRTLEELLAIKEKERSEQLQEPQEEVLIKTGRGSGEVQQPSEKAPVNSVKKPVSLHGTASQSKNGTQIPASRSLEGDQPAKKRIVEDKMVNPLSEGNSQIADKASVGFSKLVFFCIISSVTLVCIISIVFAGVCWYRLRKVRKSMRPAEYQGYGGGAVGPKNSIARSESGSRKLAHSAQMYHYKHQKEQMALESSLSDRLDESEGEADENEEGNYTVYECPGLAPAGEMEVSNPLFHAASGNSASSVSSPGSFTSPLSMVTSDEGDN